The following coding sequences lie in one Apium graveolens cultivar Ventura chromosome 3, ASM990537v1, whole genome shotgun sequence genomic window:
- the LOC141710865 gene encoding receptor-like cytosolic serine/threonine-protein kinase RBK1 — translation MDPEEVQNHNKPEKALAENDEKQGEMMTNDSDVEDPSPKVLKTPMSGSESENSLDDKLPENEDAFVTALTSPLPSPSSGNNNNNIPINIHGVVQLKSMFDNIKKKSVKRISSVSFINYCEQSRNSIRWRLGKSQASEDSADWMVPKPSWRNFTLQELEAATKKFSPANLIGKGGHAEVYKGCLADGQIVAVKRITKKEKKDEDRVKEFLSELGIIAHINHPNAAKLIGFGTDNGLFLVLQFAPNGSLASLLHGDSAKSLDWNIRFKVALGIADGLKYLHCDCQRRIIHRDITASNILLSEDYEPEISDFGLAKWLPEKWLHHAVSPIEGTFGYMAPEYFMHGIVHEQTDVFAFGVILLELITGRRAVDSRRQSLVKWAKPFMENNNVKELADPRLGDKYDSTEMRRAISAASMCVDHLPDMRPNMSSVLKLLRGESDEEDIEQQNSRRGKSVTVNAMNTEGYNSTAYLKDLDRHKELVME, via the exons ATGGACCCTGAGGAAG TACAGAACCATAACAAACCAGAGAAGGCACTGGCGGAAAACGATGAAAAACAAGGAGAAATGATGACAAATGACAGTGATGTTGAAGATCCCTCTCCAAAAGTACTAAAGACTCCTATGTCAGGTTCGGAATCTGAAAACAGTTTGGACGATAAATTGCCAGAGAATGAAGATGCATTTGTAACTGCTTTAACATCACCATTGCCATCCCCCTCTAGTGGTAACAATAACAACAATATTCCTATCAATATTCATGGTGTGGTGCAGCTGAAGAGCATGTTTGATAATATAAAGAAGAAGTCTGTGAAAAGAATATCTTCAGTTTCATTCATAAATTATTGTGAACAATCGAGGAACAGTATTAGATGGAGGCTTGGCAAAAGCCAAGCATCTGAGGATTCTGCCGATTGGATGGTGCCAAAGCCATCTTGGAGGAATTTCACTCTCCAGGAGCTTGAGGCTGCCACTAAGAAATTTAGCCCTG CTAATTTAATTGGGAAAGGCGGTCATGCAGAAGTGTATAAAGGCTGCTTAGCAGATGGTCAAATTGTCGCAGTGAAGAGGATAACAAAGAAGGAGAAGAAAGATGAAGACAGGGTTAAAGAGTTTCTTAGCGAGCTGGGGATAATTGCTCATATCAACCACCCAAATGCTGCTAAGTTAATCGGGTTTGGGACTGATAATGGTTTATTCCTTGTTCTCCAATTTGCTCCTAATGGCAGCCTTGCGTCTTTACTACATG GAGATTCAGCAAAGAGCTTGGATTGGAACATAAGGTTTAAGGTGGCACTTGGGATAGCTGATGGTTTGAAGTATCTGCATTGTGACTGTCAGAGGCGGATAATACATAGGGACATCACCGCCTCAAATATACTGTTATCGGAAGATTATGAACCTGAG ATATCGGATTTCGGGCTAGCAAAATGGCTTCCAGAGAAATGGCTTCATCATGCAGTGTCACCAATCGAGGGTACTTTCGG ATATATGGCCCCTGAATATTTCATGCATGGAATCGTTCATGAACAGACTGATGTGTTTGCATTTGGAGTTATATTACTAGAGCTCATAACAGGGCGTCGTGCAGTTGACTCTAGACGACAAAGCCTTGTGAAGTGG GCAAAACCATTTATGGAGAACAACAATGTAAAAGAACTAGCAGATCCTCGATTAGGTGATAAATATGACAGCACTGAAATGAGACGGGCAATATCAGCAGCCTCCATGTGTGTTGATCATTTACCTGATATGCGTCCAAATATGAGCTCG GTTCTTAAACTACTGAGAGGTGAGAGTGATGAAGAAGATATCGAACAACAAAATTCCAGAAGAGGGAAATCAGTAACTGTAAATGCTATGAACACAGAAGGATATAATTCAACGGCTTACCTCAAGGATCTTGATCGTCATAAAGAACTTGTCATGGAGTAA
- the LOC141712706 gene encoding 1-deoxy-D-xylulose-5-phosphate synthase 2, chloroplastic-like, giving the protein MAIPGTAIRLHHSFPQGLPSSRLNHGAQKKFCLNAVATNPNGEERKMIRKESDGWKIDYSGEKAPTPLLDTINYPIHMKNLSTKDLEQLAAELRSDIVHTVSKIGGHLSASLGVVDLTVALHHVFDTPEDRIIWDVGHQAYPHKILTGRRSKMHTIRKSSGLAGFPKRDESVYDSFGAGHSSTSISAGLGMSVGRDLLGKNNNVIAVIGDGAMTAGQAYEAMNNAGFLDSNLIVVLNDNKQVSLPTATLDGPATPVGALSSALSKLQASTKFRKLREAAKGITKQIGPQAHEVAAKVDEYARGMLSAPGSTLFEELGLYYIGPVDGHNLDDLVTIFEKVKSMPAPGPVLIHIVTEKGKGYPPAEGAADKMHGVVQFDPATGKQSKPKSSTLSYTQYFAEALIKEAEVDDKIVAIHAAMGGGTGLNYFQKRFPERCFDVGIAEQHAVTFAAGLATEGLKPFCAIYSSFLQRGYDQVVHDVDLQKLPVRFAMDRAGLVGADGPTHCGAFDIAYMACLPNMVVMAPSDESELIHMVATAAAIDDRPSCFRFPRGNGIGSVLPHNGKGIPVEIGKGRILMEGTRIAILGYGSIVQNCLEAAKLLKEQNISITVADARFCKPLDGELIRSLAREHEILITAEEGSIGGFGSHVSHFLSLNGILDGPLKLRSMVLPDRYIDHGSPKDQMDEAGLSSRHICGTVLSLLGKPKEAFVFQ; this is encoded by the exons ATGGCCATTCCGGGGACTGCCATCAGACTGCACCATTCCTTTCCTCAAGGTCTCCCTTCTTCGAGGCTTAACCATGGAGCGCAAAAAAAG TTCTGCTTAAATGCTGTTGCTACTAATCCAAATGGTGAAGAACGGAAGATGATAAGGAAAGAGAGTGATGGATGGAAGATTGATTACTCAGGAGAAAAGGCGCCAACTCCTTTACTGGATACCATAAATTATCCGATCCATATGAAGAATCTTTCTACCAAG GACCTTGAACAATTAGCAGCAGAGCTAAGATCAGATATCGTACACACTGTGTCAAAGATAGGCGGACATCTAAGTGCAAGCTTGGGAGTGGTGGACTTAACCGTTGCTCTCCACCATGTATTTGACACTCCTGAAGATAGAATCATATGGGATGTTGGTCATCAG GCATACCCGCATAAAATTTTGACAGGGAGGAGGTCTAAAATGCATACCATTAGAAAGAGTTCAGGACTAGCAGGATTCCCCAAAAGGGATGAAAGTGTTTACGATTCTTTTGGTGCAGGGCATAGTTCTACAAGCATTTCGGCTGGTCTAG GTATGTCAGTAGGCCGAGATCTTCTTGGGAAGAACAACAATGTTATTGCAGTAATAGGAGATGGAGCCATGACAGCAGGACAAGCCTATGAGGCCATGAACAATGCAGGCTTCCTTGATTCTAACCTGATTGTTGTACTGAATGACAACAAGCAAGTTTCCTTACCCACAGCCACTCTTGATGGTCCTGCGACTCCTGTTGGAGCCCTCAGTAGCGCGTTGAGCAAGCTCCAAGCAAGCACCAAATTCCGTAAACTTCGTGAAGCTGCAAAA GGAATAACAAAGCAAATTGGACCGCAAgctcatgaagttgcagcaaaAGTAGATGAGTATGCCAGGGGTATGCTTAGCGCTCCTGGATCTACTCTCTTTGAGGAACTTGGATTATATTACATTGGACCTGTTGATGGCCACAATCTCGATGATCTAGTCACTATTTTTGAAAAGGTAAAATCAATGCCTGCACCAGGGCCAGTTCTaattcatattgtaacagagaaGGGTAAAGGTTATCCTCCTGCTGAGGGTGCAGCTGATAAGATGCATG GGGTCGTGCAGTTTGACCCAGCAACAGGGAAGCAATCTAAGCCTAAATCCTCTACACTTTCGTATACTCAGTACTTTGCCGAAGCACTGATAAAAGAAGCTGAAGTAGATGATAAGATTGTCGCAATCCACGCAGCAATGGGCGGTGGAACTGGGTTGAACTATTTTCAGAAAAGGTTTCCAGAACGTTGTTTCGATGTGGGTATTGCAGAGCAGCATGCTGTCACATTTGCAGCAGGTTTAGCTACAGAGGGTCTCAAGCCATTCTGTGCAATCTATTCATCATTTTTGCAACGAGGCTATGATCAG GTGGTACATGATGTGGATCTTCAAAAGTTGCCTGTTCGCTTCGCAATGGACCGAGCAGGTTTAGTCGGAGCAGACGGACCTACACATTGCGGAGCATTTGACATTGCATACATGGCTTGTTTGCCTAATATGGTTGTAATGGCTCCATCTGATGAATCAGAGCTGATACACATGGTTGCTACAGCAGCAGCCATTGATGATAGACCAAGCTGCTTCAGGTTTCCTAGGGGCAACGGAATTGGATCAGTTCTTCCTCACAATGGCAAAGGAATACCAGTTGAG ATTGGAAAAGGAAGAATACTGATGGAAGGCACTAGAATTGCAATTCTGGGATATGGCTCTATTGTTCAAAATTGTCTGGAAGCTGCAAAGTTGCTCAAAGAGCAAAACATTTCTATAACAGTGGCTGATGCAAGGTTCTGCAAGCCATTGGATGGTGAACTAATTAGGAGTTTGGCCCGAGAGCATGAAATATTAATTACTGCAGAAGAAGGTTCCATTGGGGGTTTCGGTTCTCATGTATCCCATTTTCTTAGCCTGAATGGTATTCTGGATGGACCCCTTAAG TTGAGATCAATGGTCCTTCCCGATAGATATATAGACCATGGATCACCTAAAGATCAAATGGATGAAGCTGGCCTATCTTCCAGGCATATCTGCGGAACTGTCTTATCACTGCTGGGAAAGCCCAAAGAGGCTTTCGTATTTCAATAA